A stretch of the Pedobacter sp. MC2016-14 genome encodes the following:
- a CDS encoding 3-oxoacyl-ACP synthase III family protein yields MSTNKQIYSVIKGTGSYIPEKVISGDAFLSATFYENGLIIEKENAEIIQKFSEITEITERRYIDEALVNSNIATIAAQRAIDDAGIDKELLDQIIFCHNFGDIKSGSNRMDILPALAAKVKKELNILNPDCVAYDLIFGCPGWVQGAIQANYVIKSGDANLILVIGAETLSRIIDGHDRDSMIFSDGAGATIFEAKESDEPIGLLAHKTQTYAANFGSLLVMGASSNPNETNGNAYLKMNGRKLYEFAVLNVPQVVKKALDKAHIDINDVKTVFIHQANGKMDHAIMKRLFKLYDLDTVPENLVPMTISWLGNSSVATIPTLLDLVLKEQVRGYKVNDGQYAVFASVGAGMHINAFVYKF; encoded by the coding sequence ATGAGTACTAATAAACAAATCTATTCTGTCATTAAAGGTACCGGGAGTTATATTCCCGAAAAGGTAATCTCTGGTGATGCATTTTTAAGTGCTACTTTTTATGAAAATGGGTTAATCATAGAAAAGGAAAATGCAGAAATTATCCAAAAGTTTTCGGAAATAACAGAAATCACGGAACGCAGGTACATAGATGAAGCTTTGGTTAATAGTAATATTGCTACCATAGCTGCTCAAAGAGCAATTGACGATGCGGGCATTGACAAAGAATTATTAGATCAAATTATTTTCTGCCATAACTTTGGGGATATAAAATCCGGTAGCAACAGGATGGATATATTGCCTGCCCTGGCAGCAAAAGTAAAAAAAGAGCTAAATATCTTAAACCCTGACTGCGTTGCTTATGACCTCATTTTTGGTTGTCCTGGCTGGGTACAAGGTGCCATTCAAGCCAACTACGTTATCAAAAGCGGAGATGCAAACCTTATCCTGGTAATCGGCGCAGAAACGCTGTCGAGGATTATTGACGGACATGACAGGGACAGCATGATCTTTTCTGACGGCGCTGGGGCCACCATATTTGAAGCAAAAGAGTCTGATGAGCCAATAGGGCTTCTCGCTCATAAAACTCAAACTTATGCGGCTAATTTTGGCTCCTTGCTGGTGATGGGTGCCAGCTCTAATCCCAACGAAACAAACGGAAATGCTTACCTGAAAATGAACGGCAGGAAACTATATGAGTTCGCCGTATTAAATGTTCCCCAAGTGGTAAAAAAGGCCTTAGATAAGGCCCATATAGACATCAACGATGTTAAGACCGTTTTCATCCATCAAGCTAACGGAAAAATGGACCACGCCATCATGAAACGCCTTTTTAAGCTTTATGATCTTGATACTGTTCCCGAGAATCTTGTTCCAATGACCATTTCCTGGCTAGGGAATAGTTCTGTAGCTACCATCCCAACGTTGCTAGACCTGGTATTAAAAGAGCAGGTGAGAGGCTACAAAGTTAACGATGGTCAATATGCAGTTTTTGCCTCTGTAGGTGCAGGAATGCACATTAATGCATTTGTATATAAGTTTTAA
- a CDS encoding zinc ribbon domain-containing protein: protein MEQTVEQKLKALYELQTLHTKIDKIRQIRGELPMEVADLEDEVAGLETRIQKFKGELDDTEDAIVTRKNMIKEAQNLIKKYETQLKDVKNNREYDALTKEVEIQSLDIQVSEKKIREFGFDITKKTEVYDKALADLESRKNDLDIKKGELETITAETEKDEQGLAKKAEKAETLIEERLLVAYNRLRKNANNGLAVVTIERDSCSGCFNQIPPQRQLDVRQRKKVIVCEHCGRILVDEALTLELANA, encoded by the coding sequence ATGGAACAAACAGTAGAGCAGAAGCTTAAAGCTTTATACGAATTACAAACCCTTCACACAAAGATAGATAAGATACGTCAAATCCGTGGTGAATTACCAATGGAAGTGGCTGATTTGGAAGATGAGGTTGCAGGTTTAGAAACACGTATACAAAAATTCAAAGGAGAATTGGACGATACTGAAGATGCCATCGTAACTCGAAAAAACATGATTAAGGAAGCTCAGAACCTGATCAAGAAATATGAGACTCAGTTAAAAGATGTTAAAAACAACCGTGAGTACGATGCTTTGACTAAAGAAGTTGAAATACAATCATTGGATATTCAGGTTTCTGAGAAAAAAATCAGAGAGTTTGGTTTTGATATTACTAAAAAAACTGAAGTTTACGATAAGGCTTTAGCAGATCTTGAATCACGTAAGAATGATTTAGATATTAAAAAAGGCGAATTAGAAACCATTACTGCTGAAACTGAAAAAGATGAGCAAGGTTTAGCTAAAAAAGCAGAAAAAGCAGAAACGCTAATTGAAGAAAGGCTTTTAGTTGCTTACAATAGGTTAAGAAAAAATGCAAACAATGGTCTTGCTGTTGTAACCATTGAGCGGGATTCTTGTTCAGGATGTTTCAACCAGATTCCACCACAACGCCAGCTTGACGTTCGTCAGCGCAAAAAAGTGATTGTTTGTGAGCATTGCGGAAGAATTTTAGTTGATGAAGCATTGACCTTAGAACTGGCTAATGCCTAA
- a CDS encoding Nif3-like dinuclear metal center hexameric protein codes for MRLSLLTNFLEEYAPLNYQEDYDNSGLLVGNADLDVVGALVALDCTEEIVDEAIALNCNLIITHHPILFKGLKKLNGKSYIERVVIKAIKHNIALYAVHTNLDHVYNGVNGMICKKLGLKNPRILSPKKSLLKKLVTFCPVAEAPALREALFDAGAGKISNYSECSFNAEGTGTFNGNEQSNPFVGQKGQQHHEPEIRIETIFMVQDERKVLVALLENHPYEEVAYDIYALENKFDAAGAGMVGWLEEGMEAGEFLRFVKEKMQVNVIRHTKPGVKKIKRVAVCGGSGSFLLKDAIASGADAFITADFKYHEFFDAEQKLMITDIGHFESEQFTSQLLIDIIREKFPNFAIRLTEHNTNPINYFF; via the coding sequence ATGAGATTATCTTTATTGACCAATTTTTTAGAGGAATATGCACCGCTGAATTATCAGGAGGATTATGACAATTCGGGACTGCTGGTGGGGAATGCAGATTTGGATGTAGTTGGTGCATTGGTGGCACTGGATTGCACAGAAGAAATTGTGGATGAAGCAATAGCTTTAAACTGTAATTTGATCATTACGCACCACCCTATTTTATTTAAGGGTCTAAAGAAGCTGAATGGTAAAAGTTATATTGAGCGGGTGGTGATCAAAGCCATTAAGCATAATATTGCCTTATATGCCGTACATACCAATCTTGACCACGTATACAATGGTGTAAATGGAATGATTTGCAAGAAATTGGGTTTAAAAAATCCAAGAATACTGAGCCCTAAGAAAAGCTTGTTAAAGAAACTCGTCACTTTTTGTCCTGTTGCCGAAGCGCCTGCGTTAAGAGAAGCGCTTTTTGATGCAGGTGCTGGAAAAATCTCTAACTACAGTGAATGTAGTTTCAACGCAGAGGGTACCGGAACATTTAATGGCAATGAGCAGTCTAATCCATTTGTTGGCCAAAAAGGGCAGCAACACCATGAACCGGAAATACGTATTGAGACCATTTTTATGGTGCAGGATGAGCGGAAGGTTTTGGTTGCTTTACTTGAAAATCATCCTTATGAAGAGGTGGCTTACGATATTTACGCCCTGGAAAATAAGTTTGATGCTGCAGGCGCAGGAATGGTAGGTTGGTTGGAGGAAGGCATGGAAGCCGGAGAATTTTTGAGGTTTGTGAAAGAAAAAATGCAGGTTAACGTGATCAGGCATACCAAACCCGGCGTAAAAAAAATCAAAAGAGTGGCGGTATGCGGGGGTTCGGGAAGTTTTTTACTCAAAGATGCCATCGCTTCGGGTGCAGATGCTTTTATCACGGCAGATTTTAAATACCACGAGTTCTTTGATGCGGAGCAAAAATTAATGATTACAGATATCGGACACTTTGAAAGTGAACAATTTACATCTCAGTTGTTGATAGATATTATTCGGGAAAAATTTCCTAACTTTGCAATCCGTTTAACGGAGCATAATACAAACCCAATAAATTATTTCTTTTAA